The proteins below come from a single bacterium genomic window:
- a CDS encoding PASTA domain-containing protein: MIGRVLDGRYEVLGPISEGGMALVYRGRRREDGRPVAIKVLRDQYAHNVEFVARFEREAEAVARLSHPHMVQVYDHGRDGDVHFIVMEFIEGENLKTLLRRVGPLDEAQAARIATQVCDVLEYAHAEGIVHRDIKPQNILIAADGQVKVTDFGIARALAATTITETGTVLGSVQYLSPEQARGLGVGRRADLYSLGVVLYEMVTGALPFDGDTPIAIALKHMHIPAPVPRRDGARVSEAMEGIILKALAKPPDQRYGSAAEMRADLRGEGARWREAPVDLESTSVVRRKRVMDGRSRAPLRTAVPFVVAGVALLLIFVGIATGWHALNAYLNVPEVSTPDLVGRSLQDAQGAAREDHLGVQVVQQSHSATVPAGAVISQDPPPGQTVKVDRVIALTTSLGPEMVSVPDVRRRSLEEARFAVEQSLLTVGELREAYDQTVPSGFILAQDPAPGASVARGTLINLTISKGQQVLVLPDLVGRSLDDARRALQDLGVTLRNVTQVPRDDLPPGQVIAMIPAAGTQISHGDAVEVTIAARSSVGGASAPPTQPIVTATPPTPAASSAAASTSDRRTARVKLVVPEGPPHQTVRIVVIDQQGVHVAYQGNDTPGENLDKQVSGTGYTIVQVYIDGRLIQEIRP; encoded by the coding sequence ATGATCGGACGCGTGCTGGACGGCCGGTACGAGGTGCTCGGTCCGATCAGCGAGGGCGGGATGGCCCTCGTCTACCGCGGCCGACGCCGCGAGGACGGTCGCCCGGTCGCGATCAAGGTCCTCCGCGACCAGTACGCGCACAACGTGGAGTTCGTCGCGCGGTTCGAGCGCGAGGCCGAGGCCGTCGCCCGTCTGTCCCATCCGCACATGGTGCAGGTCTACGATCACGGGCGCGACGGCGACGTCCACTTCATCGTCATGGAGTTCATCGAGGGCGAGAACCTCAAGACGCTGCTCCGCCGCGTCGGCCCGCTGGACGAGGCGCAGGCGGCGCGGATCGCCACGCAGGTGTGCGACGTCCTGGAGTACGCGCACGCCGAGGGCATCGTCCACCGGGATATCAAGCCGCAAAACATCCTGATCGCCGCCGACGGGCAGGTGAAGGTCACCGACTTCGGCATCGCGCGCGCGCTCGCAGCGACGACGATCACCGAAACCGGGACGGTGCTCGGGTCGGTGCAGTATCTCTCGCCGGAACAGGCGCGCGGCCTCGGGGTCGGTCGCCGCGCCGACCTGTACTCGCTCGGCGTCGTCCTGTACGAGATGGTGACCGGCGCGCTGCCGTTCGACGGCGACACGCCGATCGCGATCGCGCTCAAGCACATGCACATCCCAGCGCCGGTGCCGCGCCGGGACGGCGCGCGGGTGAGCGAGGCGATGGAGGGCATCATCCTCAAGGCGCTCGCCAAACCCCCCGACCAACGGTACGGTTCCGCGGCGGAGATGCGCGCGGACCTGCGCGGGGAAGGCGCCCGCTGGCGCGAGGCGCCTGTGGATCTCGAATCGACCTCGGTCGTCCGCCGGAAGCGAGTGATGGACGGGCGCTCCCGGGCGCCGCTCCGCACGGCCGTACCGTTTGTGGTCGCCGGCGTCGCACTGTTGCTGATCTTCGTCGGGATCGCGACCGGGTGGCACGCCCTGAACGCGTACCTGAACGTACCTGAGGTGTCCACGCCCGATCTCGTCGGTCGCAGTCTCCAGGACGCGCAGGGCGCGGCCCGAGAGGACCACCTGGGGGTGCAGGTGGTGCAGCAGAGCCACAGTGCCACCGTGCCCGCGGGCGCCGTGATCAGCCAGGACCCGCCGCCCGGGCAGACGGTCAAGGTCGATCGCGTCATCGCATTGACCACGAGCCTCGGTCCCGAGATGGTGTCGGTGCCGGATGTGCGCCGGCGCTCGCTCGAGGAAGCGCGGTTCGCGGTGGAACAGTCGCTCCTCACGGTGGGGGAGCTCCGGGAAGCGTACGATCAGACGGTCCCGTCGGGGTTCATCCTGGCGCAGGATCCCGCGCCGGGCGCGTCGGTCGCTCGCGGAACGCTCATCAACCTGACGATCAGCAAGGGGCAGCAGGTGCTGGTGCTCCCGGATCTCGTCGGCCGGTCGCTCGACGACGCTCGCCGGGCCCTCCAAGACCTCGGCGTCACCCTGCGGAACGTGACGCAGGTGCCGCGCGACGACCTGCCGCCGGGCCAGGTGATCGCGATGATCCCAGCCGCGGGGACACAGATCAGCCACGGCGACGCCGTCGAGGTGACGATCGCGGCCCGCTCGAGCGTCGGGGGCGCCTCGGCGCCCCCGACGCAACCGATCGTCACCGCGACGCCTCCGACGCCGGCCGCGTCTTCGGCCGCGGCGTCTACGTCGGACCGCCGGACGGCGCGCGTCAAACTCGTCGTGCCGGAGGGGCCGCCGCACCAGACCGTGAGGATCGTCGTCATCGACCAGCAAGGGGTGCACGTCGCCTACCAGGGGAACGATACCCCCGGCGAGAACCTCGACAAACAGGTCTCCGGAACGGGCTACACGATCGTGCAAGTCTACATCGATGGCCGGTTGATCCAGGAGATCCGTCCCTGA
- the rpe gene encoding ribulose-phosphate 3-epimerase, producing MEIKVAPSILSADFGRLAEEIRAAEQAGADWIHVDVMDGRFVPSITMGPLVVSAARRATHLPIDVHLMIVEPDRHLEAFARAGATHIAVHVEACPHLYLTLQQIAALGMRPAVALNPATPPEQLDYVLPIIGTALVMTVEPGTGGQPFISGMLRKIRALAERRASLGLAFEIEADGGIGPDTAAAVVDAGATALVAGTAVFGAPDGVPAAVARLRAAVRTVTRA from the coding sequence ATGGAGATCAAGGTGGCCCCGTCGATTCTTTCGGCGGACTTCGGCCGGCTGGCCGAGGAGATCCGCGCGGCCGAACAGGCCGGCGCCGACTGGATCCACGTGGACGTCATGGATGGTCGTTTCGTGCCCAGCATCACGATGGGGCCGTTGGTGGTGAGCGCGGCGCGGCGCGCCACCCACCTGCCGATCGACGTGCATCTGATGATCGTCGAGCCGGACCGCCACCTGGAGGCGTTCGCGCGGGCCGGGGCGACCCACATCGCCGTGCACGTCGAAGCCTGTCCACATCTCTATCTCACGCTCCAACAGATCGCCGCGCTCGGCATGCGCCCGGCCGTCGCCTTGAATCCCGCGACTCCGCCGGAGCAGCTCGACTACGTGCTGCCGATCATCGGGACGGCCCTGGTCATGACGGTGGAGCCCGGCACCGGCGGCCAGCCCTTCATTTCGGGGATGCTGCGCAAGATCCGCGCGCTCGCGGAGCGACGCGCATCCCTCGGCCTGGCGTTTGAGATCGAGGCGGACGGTGGAATCGGGCCGGACACCGCCGCCGCGGTGGTGGACGCCGGGGCGACGGCGCTCGTCGCGGGCACCGCGGTGTTCGGCGCGCCCGACGGTGTCCCCGCCGCCGTCGCACGATTGCGTGCCGCGGTTCGGACGGTCACCCGGGCCTGA